Proteins encoded together in one Gigantopelta aegis isolate Gae_Host chromosome 8, Gae_host_genome, whole genome shotgun sequence window:
- the LOC121379395 gene encoding YLP motif-containing protein 1-like — protein MNQYPGFVPMMVPQHYMVAMPGLPLPPGLQAAHAHQAALQQMMPPSVVPHPGVMAPGSVAQPGIALPPGTPISALTALQQQQERKLQVTPPEGAPQFQDVRQNSFPGLPPMGFQWPPQQLEQLQLQQQQQSILPEEPGQEDVGLVLDDYNSDLSLVLDNDGYGGFPLNKPSGFCFTWSGVRCTYGVCRGKILYEVRITEELATDFGSDHNEENPHILRVGWSIDSSSFQLGEEPWSYGYGGTGKFSSNNKFVNYGQRFGLNDVIGAMLDLDSRPATISYMKNGKLLGVATQIQGYPVGNKDMALFPHILTKNCRFRVNLGQEEPWFPPDGDYKYIGQIPLQERVQGQLPPAKFSDCEMIMIIGLPGSGKTTWAINMQKNHPEKRYNIVGSDTLIDKMRVMGLPRKRNYHGRWENLIDKATKCLNKLFLVASKKKRNYILDQTNVYPSARVRKMKNFNGFFRIGAVVQPDDGELERRSWKRTHEDGKFVPEEAVIEMKANYVLPDEGDPLFDRIDYIELPRHECAPLVEQYRQVKNSRRFKQRDLGCHPPENQPTGSAPGMAPMVMPPKSFLPNQGPSPLQDRMFSQPPHQMNYPKQGYDDGFEPPAKRAKPDSGSALDFIKQEYAEDDQSQTYGQPGRMDKQPAIKEEARWDRAQYAGGQLQNVSQGQRGFIPHLQQQQLGQPGFGAQLGAVRLPQPGGMPQVTTVGLSMAHISQPPPPPPPPQAGSESQELNPNWQNRNNPEARWPGQGQNVGNWQQQQPQGGSRPGQSAPEQRNWQQSQGQGQGGWPPEQRSAERGVKEDWQQGPDKANWQANRDPNADRQLMGQSQEQTGRGWQQGPEQHQGPDRHAPPGPENWQPSQEHDDLNQDTKRPEQRKGFGAWDRDQGPGQQRWQDNQEQGNWKQTPQGPRQPPSNWQQGDQDQRKVSQGGDSWQQGQNKWPPQQQQWAEGGPEQSRRQEGGPGGGGPPGPRQTGRQDDSSFSSHGSRAPLMDRPGGQQTFDSGQERWRDQGNFDAPDAPRKDGPGRDNYSRQGDGRDMDRFDRMGGSQGSDSDMRGESRGFGDRRENSRGSDRFDRGRSNRDSDRHGGSQYDRGGEGRGSSFDRRGGGSRKFDSDRGGKSGETDKFGREIRSDGDRYSRNRDSDTERSSGRGGDSSRYGRNQSSDADRYGRGQDSDSDRRSRSTGSDRYSRDADRYSRDRGSDSDRFGGARGSDSARTTDNDRRSNRGPDSEKQSHGRRSDFDRNEGSRNSDQSRRPNDVPPNQQAQSRMKPESKASAPSSADKSEASAEDRPRRRKSKWDTPSEDAGLADKSEAAPSVTIKQEPGEPIGDQNNKQMDTSVKSSPVKIEKNQPPAESKSMDDSKKNQQDENIMQDDTNMPPTDIRAGDLGQHQMPMKGMPGGFSPPPPFQARHPHPSGGPPPRGPPGGPPRGPRNPGDGPSQGFGFGGPRPFRHRGPGPQQFDGPRGPRGPPGAQWNRPRFGPGGPSPRGPGGPGGPGPRPLLSLRGLGPGDRFQRPGGRFPRPF, from the exons ATGAACCAGTATCCTGGTTTCGTCCCAATGATGGTGCCCCAGCACTACATGGTGGCTATGCCAGGGCTCCCACTGCCACCAGGACTGCAAGCCGCCCATGCTCACCAGGCAGCCCTGCAGCAGATGATGCCGCCTTCGGTTGTCCCTCACCCAGGAGTTATGGCCCCTGGTTCTGTAGCTCAGCCTGGCATCGCTCTGCCTCCAGGAACTCCGATAAGTGCACTGACTGCCTTACAACAGCAGCAGGAACGCAAGCTGCAGGTCACTCCACCAGAAGGTGCACCACAGTTTCAGGATGTTAGACAAAACAG TTTCCCCGGCCTTCCTCCTATGGGGTTTCAGTGGCCACCTCAACAACTAGAACAGCTGCAGctacagcagcagcagcaatcgaTCCTACCCGAAGAGCCTGGGCAGGAGGATGTAGGTCTCGTGCTGGACGATTACAACTCTGATCTCAGTCTTGTGTTGGATAATGATGG GTATGGTGGTTTTCCTTTGAATAAACCGTCCGGATTTTGTTTCACTTGGTCTGGAGTTCGATGTACATACGGTGTTTGCAGGGGCAAG ATTTTGTACGAGGTGCGTATCACAGAAGAGCTGGCCACCGACTTTGGCTCTGACCACAATGAGGAAAACCCACACATTCTGAGAGTCGGCTGGTCCATAGACAGTTCATCCTTTCAGCTAg GAGAAGAGCCCTGGTCCTACGGTTATGGTGGAACCGGCAAGTTCTCGTCCAACAACAAGTTCGTTAATTACGGCCAGCGGTTTGGTCTGAACGATGTCATCGGGGCCATGTTGGATCTGGACTCGAGGCCGGCTACTATCTCCTACATGAAGAATGGCAAGTTGCTGGGTGTGGCCACGCAGATCCAGGGCTACCCGGTGGGCAACAAGGACATGGCTCTCTTTCCACACATCTTGACAAAGAATTGCAG ATTCCGAGTTAACTTGGGCCAAGAAGAGCCATGGTTTCCTCCTGATGGGGATTACAAATACATCGGACAGATTCCGCTTCAGGAACGAGTGCAGGGACAGCTTCCACCAGCTAAATTTTCTGACTGTGAG atgATAATGATCATAGGACTGCCAGGCTCTGGTAAAACCACTTGGGCTATTAACATGCAGAAAAACCATCCTGAAAAGAGATACAACATCGTTGGTTCAGACACACTGATTGACAAAATGAGAGTCATGGGTCTGCCTCGAAAGCGCAACTACCACGGAAGATGGGAAAATCTGATAGACAAAGCCACCAAGTGTTTGAATAAGCTGTTCTTGGTCG caaGCAAAAAGAAGCGTAATTACATTTTGGATCAGACAAATGTATACCCGTCGGCACGTGTGAGGAAAATGAAAAACTTCAACGGCTTTTTCCGCATCGGTGCCGTTGTCCAGCCAGACGACGGAGAATTGGAAAGGAGATCCTGGAAGAGAACCCACGAAGACG GCAAATTCGTTCCCGAAGAAGCGGTGATTGAGATGAAAGCAAATTATGTTCTGCCCGATGAAGGAGACCCACTGTTTGACAGGATAGACTACATAGAGCTGCCGAGACATGAGTGTGCACCTCTGGTAGAACA GTACAGACAAGTGAAAAACTCCAGACGCTTCAAACAGAGAGACCTTGGTTGTCATCCACCAGAAAACCAGCCG ACTGGGAGTGCACCTGGAATGGCTCCCATGGTGATGCCGCCAAAGAGCTTCTTGCCGAACCAGGGCCCGTCGCCACTCCAGGATCGCATGTTTTCACAGCCTCCACACCAGATGAATTACCCCAAGCAGGGATACGACGACGGCTTTGAACCTCCAGCCAAGAGAGCCAAACCCGATTCTGGGAGTGCACTCGACTTCATCAAGCAGGAGTATGCGGAAGATGATCAGTCACAGACATACGGACAGCCTGGTAGGATGGACAAGCAGCCGGCAATAAAAGAGGAGGCCAGGTGGGACCGGGCTCAGTATGCTGGAGGACAGTTACAGAATGTTTCACAGGGACAGAGAGGCTTCATACCTCACTTGCAACAGCAGCAGCTGGGTCAGCCAGGATTTGGTGCTCAGCTTGGAGCAGTTCGACTTCCTCAACCAGGCGGTATGCCTCAGGTGACCACGGTCGGACTCAGCATGGCACATATATCCCagccaccaccgccaccaccaccacctcagGCTGGTTCAGAAAGCCAGGAACTTAATCCAAACTGGCAGAACCGTAATAACCCAGAGGCTCGATGGCCAGGGCAAGGACAGAATGTGGGGAACTGGCAGCAGCAGCAACCTCAGGGCGGTTCCAGACCAGGGCAGTCAGCACCTGAGCAAAGAAACTGGCAGCAGAGCCAAGGTCAAGGACAAGGTGGTTGGCCTCCAGAGCAAAGGAGTGCTGAAAGGGGTGTGAAAGAAGACTGGCAGCAAGGTCCTGATAAGGCTAACTGGCAAGCTAACCGCGATCCGAATGCAGACAGACAGTTAATGGGTCAGTCACAGGAGCAGACAGGTCGAGGCTGGCAGCAGGGTCCAGAACAGCATCAGGGTCCAGACAGACATGCACCACCAGGTCCAGAAAACTGGCAGCCATCGCAAGAACATGATGACCTGAACCAAGACACAAAAAGACCAGAACAGAGAAAAGGTTTTGGAGCTTGGGATCGTGATCAGGGTCCTGGCCAACAAAGGTGGCAAGATAATCAAGAGCAAGGCAATTGGAAGCAAACTCCTCAGGGTCCCAGACAGCCACCCAGCAACTGGCAACAAGGAGACCAAGACCAGAGAAAAGTATCTCAGGGAGGAGACAGCTGGCAGCAAGGTCAGAACAAGTggccaccacagcagcagcagtgggCAGAAGGAGGTCCAGAGCAGTCAAGGCGACAAGAGGGTGGTCCTGGTGGTGGTGGTCCTCCTGGTCCTCGTCAGACTGGAAGACAAGATGACTCTTCTTTCTCCAGCCATGGAAGCAGAGCTCCACTAATGGACAGACCGGGTGGACAACAGACATTTGATTCTGGTCAGGAAAGATGGAGAGATCAAGGTAACTTTGATGCACCGGACGCTCCTAGGAAAGATGGACCCGGTCGAGATAACTATTCCAGGCAGGGTGATGGTCGAGACATGGATCGATTCGACAGAATGGGTGGAAGCCAGGGTTCAGATTCTGACATGCGGGGTGAATCACGAGGTTTCGGTGACAGACGCGAGAATTCTCGAGGAAGTGATCGTTTTGATAGAGGCCGAAGTAATCGTGATTCTGATCGACATGGCGGATCGCAGTATGACAGAGGTGGTGAGGGTCGAGGATCTAGTTTTGACCGTCGTGGAGGAGGCTCACGGAAATTTGATAGCGACCGAGGTGGCAAAAGTGGTGAAACTGACAAATTTGGAAGAGAAATCCGCTCAGATGGTGACCGATACAGCAGAAATCGAGATTCAGACACAGAACGGTCCTCGGGACGGGGTGGAGATTCTTCTAGGTATGGGAGAAACCAGAGTTCTGATGCAGATAGATACGGCAGAGGCCAGGACTCCGATTCCGACAGACGAAGCCGAAGTACGGGTTCCGACAGATACAGTCGTGATGCCGATCGATATTCACGGGATCGTGGGTCGGATTCTGATAGGTTCGGTGGTGCTCGTGGGTCTGATAGTGCTCGCACCACAGACAATGACAGACGTAGTAATAGAGGTCCTGATAGTGAAAAGCAGTCCCACGGTCGTCGATCGGACTTTGATAGAAACGAGGGATCCAGAAATTCAGATCAGTCCAGGAGGCCAAACGATGTACCGCCAAATCAGCAAGCCCAAAGCAGGATGAAACCAGAAAGTAAAGCTTCAGCACCAAGTTCAGCTGACAAGTCTGAAGCGTCTGCAGAAGACAGGCCAAGGAGGAGAAAAAGTAAGTGGGATACTCCCAGTGAAGACGCAGGTTTGGCCGATAAAAGTGAAGCTGCGCCGTCGGTAACGATTAAACAGGAGCCAGGTGAACCGATTGGCGACCAAAACAACAAGCAGATGGACACTTCTGTTAAAAGTAGCCCAGTCAAAATTGAGAAAAATCAGCCACCAGCTGAAAGCAAATCTATGGACGATTCTAAGAAAAACCAACAGGACGAAAATATAATGCAAGATGACACAAACATGCCTCCCACTGACATTCGGGCTGGTGACCTAGGGCAGCACCAGATGCCCATGAAAGGCATGCCTGGAGGTTTCTCACCTCCACCGCCATTCCAAGCCAGACACCCACACCCATCAGGAGGTCCTCCTCCAAGGGGACCTCCAGGGGGCCCACCGAGAGGTCCACGGAATCCTGGCGATGGCCCCTCACAAGGATTCGGTTTTGGTGGACCACGGCCCTTCAGGCACAGAGGTCCAGGTCCGCAGCAGTTTGATGGGCCCCGCGGACCCAGAGGTCCTCCAGGAGCACAGTGGAACCGTCCTCGATTTGGTCCCGGTGGTCCAAGCCCTCGGGGACCAGGTGGACCGGGCGGTCCAGGCCCTCGACCCCTGCTGTCACTTAGAGGATTGGGACCAGGTGATCGCTTCCAAAGACCTGGCGGTAGATTCCCAAGACCTTTTTGA